In Rhizobium sp. N324, a single genomic region encodes these proteins:
- a CDS encoding fumarylacetoacetate hydrolase family protein, producing the protein MSDPATVIPLPKPVLLPVEGSDERFPVRRVYCVGRNYADHAIEMGHDPTREPPFFFQKNAENLLPAGSAFPYPPLSKDVHYEVECVLALKSGGANIEAGQALDCIYGYAVGIDFTRRDLQGEAKKLGRPWEVAKAFEHSAPVSAIIPASRLGHPGEGRIWLEQNGKRVQDGNLNQMIWKVPEIIAELSKLFTLAPGDIIMTGTPAGVGAVTRGDRISCGIDGVATLSVEVV; encoded by the coding sequence ATGTCCGATCCCGCCACTGTCATCCCGCTTCCCAAACCGGTTCTGCTGCCGGTCGAAGGCAGCGATGAGCGCTTTCCGGTGCGTCGCGTCTATTGCGTCGGGCGCAATTATGCCGACCATGCGATCGAAATGGGCCATGATCCCACCCGCGAACCTCCCTTCTTCTTCCAGAAGAATGCCGAGAACCTGCTGCCGGCAGGCAGCGCTTTTCCCTATCCGCCCCTCTCAAAGGACGTGCATTACGAGGTCGAATGCGTGCTGGCGCTGAAATCCGGCGGCGCGAATATCGAGGCCGGGCAAGCGCTCGACTGCATTTACGGCTATGCCGTCGGCATCGATTTCACCCGGCGCGACCTGCAGGGCGAGGCCAAGAAGCTCGGCCGCCCCTGGGAAGTCGCCAAAGCCTTCGAACATTCGGCCCCCGTTTCGGCCATCATACCGGCGAGCCGCCTCGGCCACCCCGGCGAAGGCCGGATCTGGCTGGAGCAGAACGGCAAGCGGGTCCAGGACGGCAATCTCAACCAGATGATCTGGAAGGTGCCGGAGATCATCGCCGAGCTGTCGAAGCTCTTTACCCTGGCGCCCGGCGATATCATCATGACGGGCACGCCCGCAGGCGTCGGCGCGGTTACCAGGGGCGACCGCATCAGTTGCGGCATCGACGGCGTCGCCACCTTATCGGTCGAGGTCGTCTGA
- a CDS encoding transglutaminase-like cysteine peptidase, with amino-acid sequence MKRLFSLAAILCFLVPFQAVAGSSLPVTRSIGAPVGFAAACAKYKWLCGRMAGQQRDDTAGIALLQKVNRAVNGRIVPAEDRPSSHGDVWSLPVAGRGDCEDYALQKMKDLVEAGFPSNRLALSVVIGPHDQNHVVLIARTDGGDFVLDNLSSAVRPWRTTGYTFLATQDFQSRTSWRVTLAGPRAGEFS; translated from the coding sequence ATGAAGCGCCTCTTTTCTCTTGCTGCAATTTTATGTTTTCTTGTGCCTTTCCAGGCTGTTGCCGGGTCGTCGCTGCCTGTGACGCGAAGCATCGGCGCGCCCGTTGGCTTCGCGGCGGCCTGCGCCAAGTACAAGTGGCTGTGCGGCAGGATGGCGGGGCAACAGCGGGACGACACGGCAGGCATAGCGCTTCTTCAAAAGGTCAACCGTGCCGTAAACGGACGCATTGTTCCCGCAGAAGACCGTCCGTCTTCCCACGGAGATGTCTGGTCGCTCCCGGTTGCGGGCCGTGGCGACTGTGAGGACTACGCTCTCCAGAAGATGAAGGACCTGGTCGAGGCTGGTTTTCCATCGAACCGGCTGGCGCTTTCGGTGGTCATTGGGCCGCATGATCAAAACCATGTCGTTCTCATTGCCCGGACGGATGGCGGCGATTTTGTGCTCGACAATCTGAGCAGCGCGGTCAGGCCCTGGCGCACGACGGGCTATACGTTTCTGGCCACTCAGGATTTCCAATCGCGGACGAGTTGGCGCGTGACGCTTGCCGGTCCCCGCGCGGGTGAGTTCTCTTAA
- a CDS encoding DUF308 domain-containing protein encodes MPTQSSLQLDWLRSYYFTRAAFSVIWIAAAILLAGQPRAAAFLLVVYPLWDALANLVDARVNGGLQANPSQTLNVAVSTVTALAVAIALGYSNYAVLAVFGTWAILSGLLQLYTGVRRWRIYGAQWVMILSGAQSALAGGYMISQSSAAAAPTILDIVPYAGFGAFYFLLSSIWVVVAARRKAHA; translated from the coding sequence ATGCCAACTCAATCTTCCCTCCAGTTAGACTGGTTGAGATCCTATTATTTCACGCGCGCCGCCTTCTCGGTGATCTGGATTGCCGCCGCCATTCTCCTTGCCGGGCAGCCACGCGCGGCGGCCTTTCTGCTGGTGGTCTATCCCCTGTGGGATGCGCTGGCCAATCTGGTCGACGCCCGGGTCAATGGCGGCCTGCAGGCCAACCCGTCCCAGACGTTGAACGTCGCCGTCAGCACCGTCACGGCGCTCGCCGTCGCCATTGCGCTTGGCTACAGCAACTACGCGGTGCTGGCCGTGTTCGGGACTTGGGCGATCCTCTCGGGCCTGTTACAGCTCTATACCGGCGTAAGGCGCTGGCGCATCTACGGCGCCCAATGGGTCATGATCCTGAGCGGCGCGCAATCGGCCCTTGCCGGGGGCTACATGATCAGCCAGTCCTCTGCCGCCGCCGCGCCGACGATCCTCGATATCGTGCCCTATGCCGGGTTCGGCGCCTTCTACTTCCTGCTGTCATCGATCTGGGTTGTCGTCGCAGCCCGTCGCAAGGCACATGCATAG
- a CDS encoding gamma carbonic anhydrase family protein, whose amino-acid sequence MPVYALGGSTPKLPAAGLYWIAPDANIIGQVELGENVGVWFGAVLRGDNEKITVGEGTNIQEGVMAHTDMGFPLTTGKGCTIGHHAILHGCTLGDNVLIGMGATILNGAKIGNNCLVGANALVTEGKQFPDNSLIVGAPARAVRLLDDAAIDAIRRSAENYVANWQRFARDLKQIG is encoded by the coding sequence ATGCCCGTCTATGCGCTCGGCGGATCGACGCCGAAACTGCCCGCCGCCGGCCTCTATTGGATCGCACCGGACGCCAATATCATCGGCCAGGTCGAACTCGGCGAGAATGTCGGCGTCTGGTTCGGCGCCGTGCTGCGCGGCGACAACGAGAAGATTACCGTCGGCGAAGGCACCAATATCCAGGAAGGCGTGATGGCCCATACCGACATGGGCTTCCCGCTGACCACGGGCAAAGGCTGCACCATCGGCCACCACGCCATCCTCCACGGCTGCACGCTGGGAGACAATGTGCTGATCGGCATGGGCGCCACGATCCTGAACGGCGCCAAGATCGGCAACAATTGCCTCGTCGGTGCTAATGCGCTGGTGACCGAAGGCAAACAATTCCCCGACAATTCCCTGATTGTCGGGGCGCCTGCCCGCGCCGTGCGTCTGCTCGACGACGCCGCAATCGACGCCATCCGCCGCTCGGCGGAAAACTACGTGGCCAACTGGCAACGCTTCGCTCGCGATCTCAAGCAGATCGGCTGA
- a CDS encoding ATP-binding cassette domain-containing protein, with amino-acid sequence MLSPANTKGEPLVSLENVGVLRNGRWLVRGVEFSVSRGEIVTLIGPNGSGKSTSAKAAIGVLTPNEGRVERLAGLKVGYVPQKLAIDWTLPLSVRRLMTLTGPLPERDMRAALEAAGIDHMLNAEVQHLSGGEFQRALMARAIARKPDLLVLDEPVQGVDFSGEIALYDLIKSIRNASGCGILLISHDLHVVMAETDTVICLNGHVCCRGTPEAVSRSPEYVRLFGSRAAQTLAVYSHHHDHTHLPDGRVQHADGTVTDHCFPEDGHHAHDGHAHDHAHAHDHDDHHGDEHPHAHSHSGEGRHA; translated from the coding sequence ATGCTCTCTCCCGCAAATACGAAGGGCGAACCGCTGGTTTCGCTTGAGAATGTCGGCGTTCTGCGCAACGGCCGCTGGCTTGTGCGCGGCGTCGAATTTTCTGTCTCGCGCGGCGAGATCGTCACGCTGATCGGGCCGAACGGCTCGGGCAAATCGACGAGCGCCAAGGCGGCGATCGGTGTGCTGACGCCGAATGAGGGCAGGGTGGAGCGTCTGGCCGGCCTGAAGGTCGGCTATGTCCCGCAGAAGCTTGCGATCGACTGGACGCTGCCGCTTTCGGTGCGCCGGCTGATGACGCTGACCGGGCCCTTGCCGGAACGCGACATGCGTGCCGCGCTCGAAGCCGCCGGCATCGACCATATGCTGAATGCCGAGGTGCAGCATCTCTCCGGGGGCGAATTCCAGCGGGCGCTGATGGCGCGCGCCATTGCCCGCAAACCCGATCTGCTGGTGCTCGACGAGCCGGTGCAGGGTGTCGATTTCTCCGGCGAGATCGCGCTCTACGATCTGATCAAATCGATCCGCAATGCCAGCGGCTGCGGCATCCTGCTGATCTCGCACGATCTGCACGTCGTCATGGCGGAGACCGACACGGTCATCTGCCTCAACGGCCATGTCTGCTGCCGCGGCACGCCCGAAGCCGTCAGCCGCAGCCCGGAATATGTGCGCCTGTTCGGTAGCCGCGCGGCGCAGACGCTCGCCGTCTACAGCCATCATCATGACCATACCCATCTGCCGGACGGGCGGGTGCAGCATGCCGACGGCACGGTCACCGATCATTGCTTCCCTGAGGACGGGCATCATGCGCATGACGGTCACGCGCACGACCATGCTCACGCCCATGATCATGATGATCATCATGGAGATGAGCACCCGCATGCTCATTCCCACAGTGGGGAGGGCCGCCATGCTTGA
- the znuB gene encoding zinc ABC transporter permease subunit ZnuB, with protein sequence MLDDFFVRAILAGVGLALTTGPLGCFIIWRRMAYFGDTIAHSALLGVALSLLFELNLTLAVFAVAALVSVLLLFLQKRQALSADALLGILSHATLAIGLVMVAFMSWVRIDLIAFLFGDILAVSTTDIALIWGGGLFVLVAMAWLWRPLLAATVNAELAEAEGLKPERARLFFMLLMAVVIAIAMKIVGIMLITSLLIIPAAAARRFSATPEIMAVLASVIGAAAVVGGLFGSLTYDTPSGPSIVVAALILFMLSLLPLRRRRAVMQGQGS encoded by the coding sequence ATGCTTGACGATTTCTTCGTTCGCGCCATCCTCGCCGGCGTCGGGCTGGCACTGACGACAGGGCCGCTCGGCTGCTTCATCATCTGGCGGCGCATGGCCTATTTCGGCGATACGATCGCCCATTCGGCGCTGCTCGGCGTCGCGCTGTCGCTGCTCTTCGAACTCAATCTGACGCTGGCCGTCTTTGCCGTCGCAGCTCTCGTATCGGTGTTGCTGCTCTTCCTGCAGAAGCGCCAGGCGCTGTCGGCCGATGCGCTGCTCGGCATCCTCTCGCATGCGACATTGGCGATCGGCCTCGTCATGGTCGCCTTCATGAGCTGGGTGCGGATCGATCTTATCGCCTTCCTGTTCGGCGACATCCTTGCTGTTTCAACGACCGACATCGCGCTGATCTGGGGTGGAGGGCTCTTCGTGCTCGTGGCGATGGCCTGGCTCTGGCGGCCGCTGCTGGCGGCAACCGTCAATGCCGAGCTTGCCGAGGCCGAGGGGCTGAAGCCGGAGCGGGCGCGGCTGTTCTTCATGCTTCTGATGGCCGTGGTAATCGCCATCGCCATGAAGATCGTCGGCATCATGCTGATCACCTCGCTGCTGATCATTCCGGCGGCTGCGGCGCGGCGCTTTTCGGCGACGCCGGAGATCATGGCGGTGCTCGCCTCGGTCATCGGGGCGGCTGCCGTCGTCGGCGGGCTGTTCGGCTCGCTCACCTACGACACGCCCTCCGGTCCCTCGATCGTGGTCGCGGCGCTGATCCTCTTCATGCTCAGCCTGCTTCCCCTCAGGCGGCGCCGCGCAGTCATGCAAGGACAAGGCTCATGA
- the znuA gene encoding zinc ABC transporter substrate-binding protein ZnuA codes for MIRALGPALKTLALRIPAALALPALAVPVLLFAGTMQAADAPVVVTSIKPIHSLVAAIMQGVGEPELIVDGAASPHTYSLKPSNARALQEAKVIFWTGPGLEAFLEKPLQALGSKASIAELDNAPGLVKLPFREGGAFEPHEDGDEHHGASAEGEDHDHAADTMHDHDHEHEHGAFDTHLWLDPMNAKAMAAMITTTLVAADPANALTYQANAKALDDELTALDKEIAATVAPVKNKPFIVFHDAYQYFEHRYGIRVAGSITVSPETIPGAERVSEIHRKVGELGATCVFAEPQFEPRLVSVVTEGTSARSGVLDPEAATLKAGPDLYFTLMRGIAESMKDCLSSA; via the coding sequence ATGATACGCGCCCTGGGCCCAGCCCTGAAGACCTTGGCCCTTAGAATTCCGGCCGCCCTCGCCCTCCCGGCGCTGGCCGTGCCCGTCCTGCTCTTTGCCGGCACCATGCAGGCGGCCGACGCGCCCGTGGTCGTCACCTCGATCAAGCCGATCCATTCGCTGGTTGCAGCGATCATGCAGGGTGTAGGCGAACCGGAACTGATCGTCGATGGCGCCGCCTCCCCGCATACCTACAGCCTAAAGCCGTCGAATGCGCGCGCGCTCCAGGAAGCCAAGGTGATCTTCTGGACCGGCCCCGGTCTCGAGGCTTTCCTGGAAAAGCCGTTGCAGGCGCTCGGCTCGAAGGCCAGCATCGCCGAACTCGACAATGCCCCCGGCCTCGTCAAGCTGCCCTTCCGCGAAGGCGGCGCCTTCGAGCCGCATGAGGATGGCGATGAGCACCATGGCGCTTCGGCCGAAGGTGAAGACCACGATCATGCCGCCGATACCATGCACGACCATGACCATGAGCATGAGCATGGCGCCTTCGACACGCATCTCTGGCTCGACCCGATGAATGCCAAGGCGATGGCCGCCATGATCACCACGACGCTGGTCGCCGCCGATCCCGCCAATGCGCTGACCTACCAGGCCAATGCCAAGGCGCTGGACGACGAACTGACGGCGCTTGACAAGGAGATCGCCGCCACTGTCGCTCCCGTCAAGAACAAGCCGTTCATCGTCTTCCACGACGCTTACCAGTATTTCGAGCACCGCTACGGCATCCGCGTCGCCGGTTCGATCACCGTCAGCCCGGAAACCATTCCCGGTGCGGAGCGCGTTTCGGAGATCCACCGCAAGGTCGGCGAACTCGGCGCCACCTGCGTCTTTGCCGAACCGCAATTCGAGCCGCGCCTCGTCAGTGTCGTCACCGAGGGCACGAGCGCCAGGTCCGGCGTGCTCGACCCCGAAGCGGCAACGCTGAAGGCCGGCCCCGATCTCTACTTCACCCTCATGCGCGGCATCGCCGAGAGCATGAAGGATTGCCTCTCCAGCGCATGA
- a CDS encoding SDR family oxidoreductase, with product MTLKVLFIGGTGQISYPCVERAVAEGHHVSVYNRGLRSAALPAGVTSIVGELGSNTYADRAKANYDVVCQFIAFTPDQVERDIALFSGNCGQYIFISSASVYEKPPRHYVITEETPAINPYWPYSQAKIACEDLLKKAGNLAWTIVRPSHTVRTGLPIMMGDSDVMARRMLDGEPIIVAGDGHTPWTLTRSIDFAGPFVGLFGKRAALNDIFHITSDRAHIWDDIQKTIARLLGAEVKIVHVPTDTLIRYNPEWAGPLLGDKAWTAIFDNSKVKRVAGDFTCAESLDEILAEPIMHLKQRLATSRPPRGELDALIDRICAAQGALG from the coding sequence ATGACTTTGAAAGTTCTCTTCATTGGCGGCACCGGCCAGATCTCCTATCCATGCGTCGAGCGTGCCGTTGCCGAGGGTCATCATGTCAGCGTCTACAATCGCGGCTTGAGAAGTGCTGCCTTGCCCGCGGGGGTGACCTCGATCGTCGGCGAATTGGGATCGAACACCTATGCGGATCGCGCCAAGGCCAATTATGACGTCGTCTGCCAATTCATCGCCTTCACCCCGGATCAAGTGGAGCGCGACATCGCGCTGTTCTCGGGCAATTGCGGCCAGTATATTTTCATCTCTTCGGCCTCCGTCTATGAAAAGCCGCCGCGTCACTACGTGATCACCGAGGAGACGCCGGCGATCAATCCCTACTGGCCTTACAGCCAGGCCAAGATCGCCTGCGAAGACCTGCTCAAAAAGGCCGGCAACCTCGCCTGGACGATCGTCCGCCCCAGCCACACCGTCCGCACCGGCCTGCCGATCATGATGGGCGACAGCGATGTCATGGCGAGACGCATGCTGGACGGTGAACCCATCATCGTAGCGGGCGACGGCCACACGCCCTGGACGCTGACCCGCTCAATCGATTTCGCCGGGCCTTTCGTCGGGCTTTTCGGCAAACGAGCCGCGCTCAACGATATTTTCCACATCACCTCCGATCGCGCGCATATCTGGGACGATATCCAAAAGACGATCGCAAGATTGCTGGGCGCCGAAGTGAAGATCGTCCACGTGCCGACGGACACGCTGATCCGGTACAATCCGGAATGGGCAGGCCCGCTGCTCGGCGACAAGGCCTGGACGGCGATCTTCGATAATTCGAAGGTCAAGCGCGTCGCGGGCGACTTCACCTGCGCCGAGAGCCTCGATGAAATCCTGGCCGAGCCGATCATGCACCTCAAGCAGCGTCTGGCCACAAGCCGTCCGCCGAGGGGTGAACTCGATGCTCTGATCGACAGGATCTGCGCGGCCCAAGGCGCACTCGGCTAG
- a CDS encoding Fur family transcriptional regulator: protein MTTPQLTKNQSLVFEVLEKAEGPLSAYTILDKLRDHGFRAPLQVYRALEKLLEYGVVHRLESINSFVACAHPGDDCHSHGIVAFAICESCGQVMEFHDHEVDHRLMGWVRGQKFKPEKTTIEIRGLCEACAA from the coding sequence ATGACGACACCGCAACTCACCAAGAACCAGTCGCTGGTCTTCGAAGTGCTCGAAAAGGCCGAAGGGCCGCTCAGCGCCTATACCATCCTCGACAAGCTGCGCGATCACGGTTTTCGCGCGCCGCTGCAGGTCTACCGGGCGCTGGAAAAGTTGCTCGAATACGGTGTCGTCCACCGGCTGGAGAGCATCAATTCCTTCGTCGCCTGCGCCCATCCGGGCGACGACTGCCACAGCCACGGCATCGTCGCCTTCGCCATCTGCGAAAGCTGCGGCCAGGTGATGGAGTTCCACGACCACGAGGTCGACCACCGGCTGATGGGCTGGGTGCGAGGGCAGAAGTTCAAGCCCGAGAAGACGACGATCGAGATCCGCGGTTTGTGCGAGGCCTGTGCGGCGTAG
- a CDS encoding TetR/AcrR family transcriptional regulator → MKSTASTSDKILDIAQSLIVAGGYNGFSYADISAAIGIRKASIHHHFPTKAELASVLVDRYVKQAEAGLQSLREQAASPADQLHLYINYWHTCIRDASQPFCVCAMLASEVQMLPDEVASRVRAHFQGLAAWLTSVLQAGVEQGLFRLDRRPEEQAQMLMASVHGAMLSARALGDPGLFIAVVAPEIARLRPADR, encoded by the coding sequence ATGAAATCAACGGCTTCGACGTCCGACAAAATTCTCGACATCGCCCAGTCGCTCATCGTGGCGGGCGGCTACAACGGCTTCAGTTATGCCGACATCTCGGCTGCGATCGGCATCAGGAAGGCCAGCATCCACCATCATTTTCCGACAAAGGCGGAGCTGGCTTCGGTGCTGGTGGATCGTTACGTCAAGCAGGCGGAGGCGGGTTTGCAGTCGCTGCGCGAGCAGGCTGCAAGCCCCGCCGACCAATTGCATCTCTACATCAACTATTGGCACACATGCATTCGCGATGCCTCGCAGCCTTTCTGCGTCTGCGCGATGCTGGCGAGCGAAGTGCAGATGCTGCCGGACGAGGTCGCCTCACGCGTCCGCGCCCATTTCCAGGGGCTGGCGGCATGGCTGACCTCCGTGCTGCAGGCAGGCGTCGAGCAAGGCCTGTTCCGGCTGGACCGGCGGCCGGAAGAGCAGGCGCAAATGCTGATGGCTTCCGTCCATGGCGCGATGCTCTCTGCGAGGGCGCTCGGCGATCCCGGACTGTTCATCGCAGTCGTTGCCCCTGAAATTGCAAGGCTGCGGCCTGCGGATCGTTAG
- a CDS encoding CHASE2 domain-containing protein — MRTQDKPRQAGLDGGQVVSRRLRLLVLSLAVLIAISLLSRLPAWSLLELRSFDYLSTVDDPRPPPGGPVIVAIDEPSLADINAQWPWPRSLHAELVSQLRAAGARVIGLDIIMAEPSNPGNDAAIAKAVGPDTVLAGDETLIETPQASQLIRATPLPALTQAGAVTGIASIDLSGDGIFRRIPGYEDGFAAMLAKASGAESEILPAGRLIQSFGPARSYPTVSYYQALDPENLLPPGYFKDRVVLVGLSLQNAPAIDKGGVDAFATPYTVHTGKLVPGVEIQATIYDNIRYGLSIRDARLPAVAACILISVLLAAATVWRSTGWLTIVTSAAALLAFAAVSFAGIRLAHVFVSPLGPTVAYIAVAFGQAAFDYAEERRNKRQIIRAFAQYISPDLVRRLSNDPSQLKLGGERRTLSVLFSDVRGFTTIAETLKDDPEQLTGLINRLLTPLSDVVMDHGGTIDKYMGDCIMAFWNAPLDDPDHALHAVRASLAMQAAISRLNNQLEREAATRGSKPHVLKMGVGINTGECIVGNMGSTRRFDYSCLGDSVNLASRLEGASKNYGVALLLGEETARQVAANYTVIELDRIIVKGRTVPSPVFTVVHKADAKALTNHQAFIEAKYAGTLAPSDPTFDKLAADIPELAGYYAMVRDALTEGGE; from the coding sequence ATGCGCACACAGGACAAGCCACGGCAGGCCGGGCTTGATGGCGGCCAAGTGGTAAGCCGCCGCCTCCGGCTGCTGGTGCTGTCGCTCGCCGTGCTGATTGCCATTTCGCTGCTGTCACGCCTGCCCGCCTGGTCGCTGCTGGAACTCAGAAGCTTCGACTATCTCTCGACCGTCGACGACCCGCGTCCGCCGCCGGGCGGACCCGTCATCGTCGCGATCGACGAGCCCTCGCTCGCCGATATCAACGCGCAATGGCCCTGGCCGCGCAGCCTGCATGCCGAGCTCGTCAGCCAGTTGCGTGCAGCCGGCGCCCGCGTCATCGGCCTCGACATCATCATGGCCGAACCCTCCAACCCCGGCAATGACGCGGCGATCGCCAAGGCCGTCGGTCCCGACACCGTGCTTGCCGGCGACGAAACGCTGATCGAAACACCGCAGGCCTCGCAGCTGATCCGCGCCACGCCGCTGCCGGCGTTGACGCAAGCGGGTGCGGTGACCGGCATCGCCTCGATCGATCTCAGCGGCGACGGCATCTTCCGCCGCATTCCGGGCTATGAGGACGGCTTTGCCGCCATGCTCGCCAAGGCCTCGGGCGCGGAGTCGGAGATCCTGCCGGCCGGCCGGCTGATCCAGTCCTTCGGCCCGGCCCGCAGCTACCCGACAGTCTCCTATTACCAGGCGCTCGACCCGGAGAATCTGCTGCCGCCGGGTTATTTCAAGGATCGCGTCGTCCTCGTCGGCCTCAGCCTGCAGAATGCGCCCGCCATCGACAAGGGTGGCGTCGACGCCTTCGCGACACCCTATACGGTTCACACCGGCAAGCTCGTCCCCGGCGTCGAAATCCAGGCGACGATTTACGACAATATCCGCTACGGCCTGTCGATCCGCGACGCACGCCTGCCGGCGGTCGCCGCCTGCATCCTGATCTCGGTGCTGCTGGCCGCCGCGACCGTCTGGCGCTCGACGGGATGGCTGACGATCGTGACCAGTGCGGCGGCTCTCCTTGCCTTCGCGGCCGTCAGCTTTGCAGGCATCCGGCTTGCCCATGTCTTCGTTTCGCCGCTCGGGCCCACGGTCGCCTATATCGCGGTCGCCTTCGGCCAGGCCGCCTTCGACTATGCGGAAGAGCGCCGCAACAAGCGCCAGATCATCCGCGCCTTCGCCCAATATATCTCGCCCGATCTCGTCCGGCGCCTGTCGAACGACCCCTCGCAGCTGAAGCTCGGCGGCGAGCGGCGCACGCTCTCCGTGCTGTTTTCCGATGTGCGGGGCTTCACCACCATCGCAGAAACGCTGAAGGATGATCCGGAGCAGCTGACCGGTCTGATCAACCGGCTGCTGACGCCACTCTCCGACGTGGTGATGGACCACGGCGGCACGATCGACAAATATATGGGCGACTGCATCATGGCCTTCTGGAATGCGCCGCTCGACGATCCCGACCACGCCCTCCACGCCGTGCGCGCCTCGCTCGCCATGCAGGCGGCGATTTCGCGGCTGAACAATCAGCTGGAGCGGGAAGCGGCGACACGCGGCAGCAAGCCGCACGTGCTGAAGATGGGCGTCGGCATCAACACCGGCGAATGCATCGTCGGCAATATGGGCTCGACCCGCCGCTTCGACTATTCCTGCCTCGGCGACAGCGTCAACCTCGCCTCGCGCCTCGAAGGCGCCTCGAAAAATTACGGCGTGGCGCTGCTGCTCGGCGAAGAAACCGCAAGACAAGTCGCCGCCAACTACACGGTGATCGAACTCGACCGCATCATCGTCAAGGGCCGCACCGTGCCCTCGCCCGTCTTCACCGTCGTGCACAAGGCCGATGCGAAAGCGCTGACCAACCACCAGGCTTTCATCGAGGCGAAATATGCCGGCACGCTCGCCCCGTCCGATCCGACCTTCGATAAGCTGGCTGCGGATATACCGGAGCTTGCCGGCTATTATGCGATGGTGCGGGATGCACTGACAGAAGGCGGGGAATGA
- a CDS encoding nucleotidyltransferase domain-containing protein, which yields MSARLWPFEDEIVDDIQKHILAERALAAARRCFANRYTGAAFAYATGSLLRGEGTAFSDIDLVVVFSSVERAWRESFTHEGFPVEAFVHDEETLAHYIHADAESGCPVMASMVATGRVVGPDIKRAHLVQAKAAAMLAAGPQPLAGARYDMLRYQVTDLADLRGTRPPEEIAAIAAQLYQKLADLILLGRGEWTGRGKWAPRLIGRLDAQLAAEFDAAFRLAAGGEGARLLAFADGELALHGGRYFEGFRQDAPLEARRLE from the coding sequence ATGTCCGCTCGTCTGTGGCCATTCGAGGACGAGATCGTGGACGATATCCAGAAACATATTCTTGCGGAGCGGGCGCTCGCCGCCGCCCGCCGCTGCTTCGCCAACCGTTATACCGGGGCCGCTTTCGCTTACGCCACCGGCTCGCTGCTGCGCGGCGAAGGTACAGCCTTTTCGGATATCGACCTCGTCGTCGTGTTTTCGTCGGTGGAACGAGCCTGGCGGGAATCCTTCACCCATGAGGGCTTCCCGGTCGAGGCCTTTGTCCACGATGAAGAGACGCTGGCGCATTATATCCATGCCGACGCGGAGAGCGGCTGCCCTGTCATGGCCAGCATGGTCGCCACGGGTCGCGTAGTGGGACCGGATATCAAGCGCGCGCATCTCGTGCAGGCTAAGGCGGCGGCAATGCTGGCTGCAGGGCCGCAACCGCTTGCCGGGGCGCGCTACGATATGCTGCGCTATCAGGTCACCGATCTTGCCGATCTGCGTGGGACGCGCCCGCCCGAAGAAATCGCGGCGATCGCCGCGCAACTCTATCAGAAGCTCGCCGATCTCATTCTCCTCGGACGCGGCGAATGGACCGGTCGCGGAAAGTGGGCGCCGCGTCTTATCGGCAGGCTCGATGCGCAACTGGCGGCGGAATTCGACGCGGCCTTCAGGCTGGCGGCTGGCGGCGAGGGTGCGAGATTGCTGGCTTTCGCCGACGGCGAGCTTGCCTTGCATGGCGGCCGCTATTTCGAAGGCTTCAGGCAGGACGCGCCGCTGGAGGCACGGCGCCTGGAATAA